The following nucleotide sequence is from Salinispirillum sp. LH 10-3-1.
TCATGTCTTCAACAACGACCGGGCGTGAAAAATAGTAACCCTGATAGCGCTGGCAGCCGTTAGCCTTTAGGAAGGTCAATTGTTGCTCTGTTTCTACACCCTCCGCTACGGTATGCAGCTTCATGTGGCGGGCTATCGCCAAAATAGTCTCTACAATGGCGGCGTCGTTAACGTCGTCAGTAATGTCACGAATAAAGCTCTGATCAATTTTGATCACATCGATGGGCAGGCGCTTCAAGTAAGCCAGCGAAGAGTATCCGGTGCCAAAATCATCAATGGAGAAGAATACTCCGTAGTCACGCAGTTGTTGCATGCGTTCTACCGTTTCTTTCATTTGCTCGATTAGCATGCTTTCGGTGATTTCCATATCCAGATAGCTGGGTGAAATACCATGTTCCTCGGTCGAATGGCGCACCTGATGAATAAAGTCGGCTTGCGCAAACTGACGCGCGCTGACGTTTACGCCAAGGCGCATACCAGGGTGCCATAGTCCGTCGGTCACCCATTGGGCCAAGTCTCGACAGGCGGTATCTAACACCCAGCGGCCTACTTGCACAATCAAGCCCGTCGATTCCAGTGTCGGAATAAATTCTAAGGGAGAGACGATGCCGCGCTCAGGGTGTTTCCAGCGTAGTAATACTTCCGCACCGGTTATCTCGCCGGTCGACACGTCTACCTGTGGTTGGTAGGTCAGGAAGAATTGATTTTCTTCTATGGCCTGCCGCAAGCCGGTTTCCAAAGCCAAACGACGACTCGCTTCTTCACTCATACTGGGCTGGAAGACTTGGCAGGTGTTTTTGCCGAGGTTTTTGGCCGTGACCATCGCTATATCGGCATTGCGCAATAAGTCGGTGGCTGCCAGTTCAGCATCCGGGAACACGGCAATACCGATACTGGCCGTGACGTTGAGGCGCTGATTATCAAACCAAAACGGCGCGGCAACTAATTCACGGATGACATTAGCCCTAAACTCAGCGTGGAAGAGAGCTTCTTTGCCTCGGTGAGAAATATTGGGAATGCAGAGCACAAATTCGTCACTGCCTAACCGGGAGACCGTATCTTGATCTTGAGCATGCGCAACCAACCGGCGAGACACCTCACAGAGCACAAAATCACCCGCGGCATGGCCTAGGGAGTCATTGATGTTCTTGAAGTTATCAAGGTCTACGAAGATCAGTGCGCCGTGTTCATGGGCGTCTGCAGCTTGCGCCTGAATTTGATCGAGGTGCTCTAACAAATAGTTGCGGTTAGGCAGCCCTGTTAGGCTGTCATGGTAGGCTAAATGTTGAATGTGTTTAGCCGCTTGGCGTCGCTCAGTGATATCGATGCTGACGGACAAGACCGCCGACTCACCCCGGTAATCGAGCGGGAATTTCTGGCATTCGAAGACGCGTTCACGGCCATCGCGTCCAACGATGGTTTGCTCAGCAATCTGCAGCGCTTCTTGTTTGGCGAGCACTAGCTGATCGGGATCAAACAGTTTATGCCAGATGTTTGCACTGACATAGCCCTGCAGGGAAGTTACAGGGGCTTGGTCAAGATCCGTCGGTTTGCGCCCGAATAACGCTGCAAATGCTCGATTGACCACCATTAAACGATGTTCATGGTTAACGACATAAATGATTTGCGGGAGATGGTCGACCAGCTCACGAATGTTTTCATAGGCCGCTTGGCTGCTTTTTTCTGCGCGATCGCGTTCGACCAAAAGGTTTTGTACGGTTTTAACAAAGCGGTTAGCACTGTCAGTCAGAACACCCAGCTCATCTTCTTTGTGATGTGGGATGTGCAAGGCTTCCAGTGTTTCAACGGTGGGGTCAACATCGCGGAATCGCTGGCTCAAAATCGTCAAAGGCCGGGTCACCATCCAGTGGGCCGCTAAGAACAAGGCTGCCACAATCATCATGGTCCGCAGAATGGCAAGGCGGAGTCCGGTGCCAGAGCGCTGTACGAAGGGTTCAAGCGCAATCAGTGGATCAATTTCTAGAATCAGTGTGCCAGTACTCTCAGCGCCGGCTATGTTGATAGCGATGGAGTAGGGCGATTGTTCTGTCGGGATCAGGCGACGCATACCCGACGGGTCTGTTCTGGTTGCGACGCTGCGTTCTCTGCTGGCCAGTTCATTGCCAAGCTCATCGACCACCAAACTGCGGGTGACGAAATCATAGGTCATGAGTCCGTTAGTGACTTCTTCCGCCAGTAGGGTGTCCAGATTATATATAGCGCGAGCTGCGGCCGGTTCGTAGGCTTGTAAAAGCGATTCGATGGTCTGATCAATACGCTCGCGCTCAGCGCGGTAGTCCACTAAAGACTGAACCGCGCCAAGTACGAGCCCAAGAACTAGGGCCACCAGTACGCTCACTAAAGCGAGCTTCACCGCTATGTGATGACCTAACTTCATCGTCATGCATCAACAACTCTATGACTACAGAGCTTAAATGTAGAGTAAATGACTGCATTAGGGCAAGCGAAGAAGCAACAGAAAGTGCGTTGATTTGTCTCAATTCCTAAATAAATGCGGCCAGCGCCAGGCTAAATACCAGCACAAAAGCCAATTACCCATCACCAAGAACAGCGGCACAAACAGCAGTACAAGTAGCTTGCGCGGTTCCAGCATCCATAGAAACAGCAGACTGATAATAAATCCGAGATAGAGATCGACCAGCGTCACCTTGCCCCAGACCAATCCGCCAATCATCGGGCCTTCGACAAAAATACTGACCGAAAGTGCGGCCAAAATTATTTGCAGTAAAAAAGCGGTGCCGAGTAGAAACAAACCGACACGAAGCCAAAACTGTGGGCGCTGCGACATGGGATTAGCCTTCTGTGGAGTTGTTTGTTAGGTATTCGTATTCGATGATGGCATTCACGATACTGCCATCACGGCGGAAGTTGGTGATGCCTTGGTAACGTTGCAGTGCCAGGGTCTCACGGTCATATACTAGATCAATGGGATCAACGAAGAAGCGGATAATAGCCGAACGTGGTGCAACGCGCACTTCAATGGTGTTGTCGTTCAGTGACTGCAACTGTGCCGTGAACGCGTAGGTGCGACCGGCGCCCAAGGACAAAAAATCGAAATCTATACGGCCGTTGTCGATGATGTCGGTCATGCGATCTTGCAGATACTGATCGAAGCCAGCATCCAAAACTGTGTTTTGAAGGTCAGACAATTGCGCACGTTCCACTGTGTTGCCGTCAGGGCGATCGATGCGCTGTTGGTAGATGCCTTCGTTAAACCGGCCGATAATCGTTGAACTCTGAATTCTGTCGTCCCACTCTAGCTCTGGCAGATATGGGCGTCCCTCGGGCGTAACCAGGGTTTTGATGACCATGAGCTCGTCATCTTCATCCCGGTACTCCACCACGCGAGTTTTGGAATTATCACTGTTGATATTGACTCGATGGAATTCACGGTATATTAACGAACCGGTTTCAGGGTCACGCGCCGTGCCCATTAAGTCCCAGTTGGCCGCTGTCGAACCGGTGCTCAAGAGCAGACCAAGCAAACCAATGCTGATCAATTTCATGGTGTACTCCACGTATTCTTCGAAGTGTTAATCTGATGTTGGTGCGCTGCTGGGATCATCCAGAAAGCGTTTTTGCCACGCATGTCTTAAGGCAATGCCGGCGGGAAAAGCGAAGGCCCACCATAGGCTGTAAGCGATGATGCCAGCAGTGTCCATAGGTTCCGCCGCACCCAGTTTGGCGCCGCCAAAATAAGACAGAGGGCCGGAAACCGCGCCCAGCAGGATTTGTAGCCATAGCATCGGAATACGCCACGCCAGATGCCAGATAACGTTGGCAAAACCGATCCACAACACAAACAGCCAAATAGGGCCGAGTAGGGTGTTGCCGGTGAACTGAATCAACCCAGCGGCTTGAATCAGCAAGTCAACGCAATAGCCTCCCACTGTGACCAGGGCAATAAACGCCAACAC
It contains:
- a CDS encoding GGDEF and EAL domain-containing protein gives rise to the protein MTMKLGHHIAVKLALVSVLVALVLGLVLGAVQSLVDYRAERERIDQTIESLLQAYEPAAARAIYNLDTLLAEEVTNGLMTYDFVTRSLVVDELGNELASRERSVATRTDPSGMRRLIPTEQSPYSIAINIAGAESTGTLILEIDPLIALEPFVQRSGTGLRLAILRTMMIVAALFLAAHWMVTRPLTILSQRFRDVDPTVETLEALHIPHHKEDELGVLTDSANRFVKTVQNLLVERDRAEKSSQAAYENIRELVDHLPQIIYVVNHEHRLMVVNRAFAALFGRKPTDLDQAPVTSLQGYVSANIWHKLFDPDQLVLAKQEALQIAEQTIVGRDGRERVFECQKFPLDYRGESAVLSVSIDITERRQAAKHIQHLAYHDSLTGLPNRNYLLEHLDQIQAQAADAHEHGALIFVDLDNFKNINDSLGHAAGDFVLCEVSRRLVAHAQDQDTVSRLGSDEFVLCIPNISHRGKEALFHAEFRANVIRELVAAPFWFDNQRLNVTASIGIAVFPDAELAATDLLRNADIAMVTAKNLGKNTCQVFQPSMSEEASRRLALETGLRQAIEENQFFLTYQPQVDVSTGEITGAEVLLRWKHPERGIVSPLEFIPTLESTGLIVQVGRWVLDTACRDLAQWVTDGLWHPGMRLGVNVSARQFAQADFIHQVRHSTEEHGISPSYLDMEITESMLIEQMKETVERMQQLRDYGVFFSIDDFGTGYSSLAYLKRLPIDVIKIDQSFIRDITDDVNDAAIVETILAIARHMKLHTVAEGVETEQQLTFLKANGCQRYQGYYFSRPVVVEDMTALLQNQPVTPHRQTGTTA
- a CDS encoding DUF2878 domain-containing protein; its protein translation is MIKPWMHGVIYQATFFITVMLGNIWALAWSALLLFTVVFKQPKPVLAFIALVTVGGYCVDLLIQAAGLIQFTGNTLLGPIWLFVLWIGFANVIWHLAWRIPMLWLQILLGAVSGPLSYFGGAKLGAAEPMDTAGIIAYSLWWAFAFPAGIALRHAWQKRFLDDPSSAPTSD